CGGAGGCGAGGTTCTCGAGCTGGGAGGCGGGGACCAGCAGGCGGCGCTGCCCGTCGATGCAGATGGCGTCGGGCGAGGCCAGCCGGTCGTCCTGCACCAGCGTCAGCATCCGCCCCTGCGGCGTCAGCACGGCGATCCGGCGGTTCTCGGCGTCGGACAGGTAGAGGTTGCCCAGCGTGTCCATCGCCGTGCCGCCGATGGTCGGGATCTCGGCGATGGTCTGGATCGCCGACGCGAGGTCGGCATCGGTCAGGCTCTCGTCGGTGAGCAGGGCCGTCGCGATCCGGCGGACCGGCCCGGTCGGCGTCGCCCAGTAGAGCCAGGCCCCGTCGGCATCGAGTTCGATCATGTCGCTGGCGACCGCGGGCCGGCGGCCGTCGGCATCGGCCAGGATGCGGCCGCCCTGCCCCTTCTGCGCCGCGCCCTCGGGCTTGCGCAGAAGCGGGTGGCCGGAGAGGCGGCGCAGGGTCCGGTTCGCCGCCAGATCGTGGACGATGATGCCGCCGAGCCCGGAATCGGTGACGTAGAGCATGTGGTCGTGCAGGCGCAGGTCGTTCATCGTCGCGCCGGCCGGCAGGATGTCGTCGCCGAAGCGGAGCACCGCGAGCACGGTCCCGGTGCGCGGATCGAGGCGGACGATCTTCTGCCCGCCCGGCACGGCACGCTCGCCCACGGCCCCCTGATCGACGACCCACAGCGTCCCGTCGTTGAAGACGTGGACGGCGTTCACCATGACGAAGGCCGATTGCCCGTCGCCGCCCTGGCTCCACGCGTTCCACGCGCCACCGGGGAACGGCGACAGCGCCCCGTCCTGTTCGACCCTGACGAGCGAGGGGGTCTCTCTGTGGTCGGGGAAGCGCGGCAGGCCGAGGAACAGGGTGCCGTCCGGGGCGGCGGCGACGCCGTTGCACAGCCAGCGGGACTGCGCCGCGAGCGTGAGGACAGGCGTCGGCGCGGAGGCGGCACGCGCCGCCTGTGCGGTGGTCATCGACATGGGGGGCAGAACTCCGCTGGCGGCAAGCACGGCAAGCGCGGATCGACGGGTGAAATGCGGCGGCAGCATAGGGAGGCAAACGGGAGGCACAATCGATAGTGGCTGGCCGCGGGGGCAAGGGACTCTTGCGTCCTCGGCGAGAGTCCGGATGAGGACGAGCGCGGCGGGCCGCTACGTATCCTGCGCTTCGAGCGGGACTTCGGCGAAGATGCCCGTATCCGGCTCGACGAACTCGATCGTGTTGCCCTCCGGATCGGCCACGAAGAGCGTGCCGATCCCGAAATCGAGCGGGTCGCCGGCATCGGTCACGGCGTGGGTCTCGTATTCGAGGCTTGCCATGTACGGCGTCACGCCCTGGCGCAGCAGCGCCGCCGCGGTCTCGCGCAGGCTCTCGACCTCCAGCGCGAAGTGCTGCTCGATCCGGCCCGAGGCGGGCGCGTCGGGCGACGGCATCAGGTGCACGACGAAGCCGTTCCCGGCCCGCAGCCAGTTGGTCTTTGTCGGATGCGCGTCGAGGCCGATCACCTCGGTATAGAAGCGTCGCATCGCGTCGAGGTCGTGGGCGGCGATCGCCGTGTGATGCAGGCGCGTGACGCGGATCATGGCTATCCTCTTCGCAGGCGCGGCACCCGAGGCCCGCAGGTGACCGGCCGCCGCGCTCAAGGGCCGCGCGCAAGGGCGCTTCGACCGTCAACGGCCCGGCGCCGCGCCGGTCTCTCGCCGACAGGGCCAGGCTGTCTTGCCGGGCGGGAGGGGGAAGCGATGCGCCGACCTCGGATTTCTGCCGGCGCGGAGAGACACCGTGTCCGTTTCGGAAAGAGACCGCCGCGCAAGCTTGATTTATAGATATGCTAATTCAACGAGAGATCAGCAATTCGAGCGCGGCGTGAGATTTCGATAGTCATCGAGCGTGCTGCCAATGCTGCACGCACGCATGTCCGCAAGAATTGTGTGGCGACCCGACTTGTCGCTCGCATGGGGCCGCACCGCGGTGCCGGCCGATAGGCAGTCGCGCGTCACGATCTCAAAACCAAGCGCATGTCGATCGAAGTGTCGGCGCCGGGGGGAATATGAACAGAAGGCAGATACTCGCCTCGATGGCGGCCCTTGCCGGCAACGCCTCCACCGCGCAGGCTGCGGAACTCAGCGGCGAGATGCCCTGGGAGCCCGGTCAGGCGAACGTTCCGCCGCTGCCCGATTCCGGGTCGGAGCGCTTCGTGTTCTTCACGCCTGCGGAAGCCGAGGCCGTGGGCGCCATGGCCGACCGGATCATCCCGGCGGACGACCTGAGCGTCGGCGGCCGGGAGGCGGGCTGCGTCCGCTTCATCGATCGTGAACTCGCCGGCCCCTACGGCCGGGCGGCGACGCAGTACCGCCTCGGCCGCTTCGTCAAGGGAACCGCCGAGCAGGGCATCCAATCCCCTCTCGCCCCGGCCGACCGCTACCGGCTCGGCCTCGCCGCCCTCGATCGCCACTGCCGCGCGGCCCACGGCAAGGGCTACGCGAGCCTGCCCCCGGACGAGCAGGACAAAGTCCTCTCGGCGATGGAGGCCGGAACGCTCGACCTCGGCGAGGTCGATGCGAAGGAGATGTTCGAGCAGATCCTGCAGAACGTCCGCGAAGGCTTCCTCGCCGACCCGCTCTACGGCGGCAACAAGGATCTCGTCAGCTGGCGGATGCTCGGATTTCCCGGAGCACAGTACGATTTCCGCGATGTCATCGACTTGAAGGGAAAGAAGCTCGACTTCGTTCCGGTCAGCATGATCGACAAGTCCCTTTGATTTCTGCCCCTTGATCGTTCCGAAAGCTGTCGTCCGATGACCAATGTTCGTCCAAAAGCCGATGCCGTGATCGTCGGTCTCGGCTGGTGCGGCTCGCTCATGGCCGAGGAGCTGACCCGGGCCGGCCTCAATGTCGTCGCCATCGAGCGCGGCCCCTGGGTCGAGACGGCCGTCGATTTCCCGCCCTCCGTCGATATGGACGAACTGCGCTGGGACACCCGGCGGGCGATGCTGCTGCCGCCGGCGATCGAGACCATCACCTTCCGCAACGACCCGACCCAGAAGGCGCTGCCCGCGCGGGACTGGAACTTCAACGAGTGGGGCTACAATGTCGGCGGGTCGGGCACCCACTGGGCCGGCATGGCGTGGCGCTTCCTGCCGTTCGACTTCCAGCCCTACAGCATGACCGTCGCGCGCTACGGCGCCGAGCAGCTCCTCGACGGCCTGATCGTGCAGGATTGGGGCGTCACCTACGACGACCTCGAACCATTCTACGACCGGTTCGAGAAGATCGCCGGCGTGTCCGGCAAGGCCGGCAACCTCAAGGGCGAGAAGATCCCCGGCGGCAACATCTTCGAGGGGGCGCGCTCGGACGAGTATCCGCTGCCCCCCCTCAAGACGACCCGCCTGACCGACCTGTTCACCGAGGCCTCGGCCAGCCTCGGCTACCATCCCTTCATGGTTCCGGCGGGCCAGACCTCGGGGGCCTACACCAACCCGCTCGGCGTCCGGATGGGGCCCTGCACCTATTGCGGCTACTGTCTGTATTACGGCTGCGGCAACTGGTCGAAATCGACGCCCAACAACTGCGTCGTCCCGGCGCTGATGCAGCGCAAGAACTTCAGCGTGCTGACCGAATCGACGGTGCTGCGCGCCAACCTCGCCCCGGACGGGACCACCGCCACCGGCGTGACCTACGTCGACAAGGACAACCGGACCTGGGAGCAGCCGGCGGACATCGTCGTCTTCTCCGCCTTCCAGATGCAGAACGTGCGGCTGATGCTGCTCTCGAAGATCGGCAAGCCCTACGATCACGCGACCGGCGAGGGCGTCGTCGGCCGGGCCTACAGCTTCCAGACCGTGTCCGGCGCCAACATCTTCTTCGAGAACGAGTACCTGAACCAGTTCATCGGCGCCGGCGCCCTCTCGGCCCAGGTCGATGACTTCAACGGCGACAACTTCGACCATACCGGGATGGGCTTCATCGGCGGCGCCGGCATCCTCGTCGTCTCCCGCGGCGCCCGCCCGATCGGCAATGCCGACTTCCTCCCGCCCGGAACGCCCCGGTGGGGCAGCGCGTGGAAGAAGGCGTACACCCACAGCTTCCAGAACGGGACGTTCCTGTTCGGCCAGGGCACGAGCTTCGCGCACAAGGACGCCTATCTCGACCTCGATCCCGAGTACAAGGACATCCACGGCCTCCCGCTCCTGCGGCTCACCTACGACTACAACGAGAACGACCGCCGCTCGGCGAAGCTGATCGAGGACAAGAGCGTCGAGATCGGCCGGAAGATGGGAGCGAAGGTCGTCGTCGGCACGAACGCGACCAACCAGCACGCCTCGCCCTACCAGCTCGCCAGCGACCACACCAATGGCGGCGCGGTGATGGGGCTCGACCCGAAGACCAGCGCGCTCAACCGTTTCCAGCAGAGCTGGGACGTTCACAACGTCTTCGTCCTCGGCGCGTCGTCCTTTCCCAACAACGCCGGCTACAACCCGACCGGAACGGTCGGCGCCCTGACCCTCTGGACTGCGAAAGCGATCATCGAGACTTATCTCGACAAGCGCGGTCCGCTGGTGGCGAATTGAGGTGACGACCGTGACCTTGCTCCTGCGCACCCTCCTCGCCACCGCAGCGCTCTCGCTCTGCCTTCCCCTCGGGAGCGTCGCCTCGGCCCAGTCCGAGCCGGCACCGATCCAGACGAAGGACGTCGACGCGCCCAAGGTGGTGGAGGCGCCGAAGACGGAGGCCGACCCCGCCATCGAGCGCGGGCGCTACATCGCGGTGGCCGCCGACTGCGTGGCCTGCCACACCAATCCGAAGAGCGGGAAGCCGTTCTCCGGCGGCTACGCCCTGGAGACCCCGTTCGGCACGCTGCTGTCGAGCAACATCACCTCCGACCCGGAGACCGGCATCGGCCGCTGGACCGAGGCGGAGTTCACCCGCGCCCTGCGCGAGGGGCTCGGGAAGGAGGGGCAGCACCTGTATCCGGCGATGCCGTACACGAGCTACACCAAGATGTCCGATCGCGACGTCCACGACCTGTGGCTCTACATGAAGACCGTGCCGCCGGTCCGCAACGCCGTCGTCACCAACCAGCTTCCGTTTCCCTTCAACATCCGCGCCCTGCTGATGGGGTGGAACCTGATGTTCTTCGAGCAGAAGCGGTTCCAGCCGAGGGCCGACCGGTCCGCCGCCTGGAACCGCGGCGCCTATCTCTCCGACGCGCTTGCCCATTGCGGCGCCTGCCACACGCCGAAGAACGTCCTCGGCGGCGACAAGACGAGCAAGGCCTATCACGGCGAGGTCCTGCAATCGTGGTACGCCCCCGACATCACCACGAGCAAGACCGGCGGCATCGGCGACTGGTCGAAGGACGACATCGTCCAGTATCTCAAGATCGGCAGCAACCGGATGGCGGTCGCCTCGGGGCCGATGGCCGAGGCGGTGACGAACTCGACCCAGCATCTGAGCGACGCCGATCTCGCCGCGGTCGCCGACTATCTCCAGTCGCTGCCGCCGAGCCCCGCGACCGAGGCGAGGCGCGTCGCCGCCCCCGATCCGGTCATGGCCCAGGGCAAGCGCGTCTTCGACGCTCAGTGCAAGGCATGCCACGCCTCCGACGGAACCGGAATCCGGCACATGACGCCGAGCTTCCCCGGCAACACCGCCGTGCAGTCGCACGAGGTCGCCGGCATCGTCCGGACCGTGCTGGCGGGCGCACGCGGCGCGATCACGGCTGAGAATCCGACGGGGGCGGCGATGCCGTCCTTCGCCTGGAACCTGTCGGACCAGCAGATCGCCGCGGCTCTGACCTACATCCGCAACAGCTGGGGCAACGCCGCGCCGCCGGTCACCACCGAGGCCGTCGCCGCCACCCGCAAGGCCCTCAACCTCAACGCCGTCGGGCGCGCGCCCCACCCGGTCCCGTGAGGGGCGGCGCCCGACGCATGGCCCCGCGCGAAAGGCCGGCTGCACCGCCGCGCTCACAGCGGATGAGGTCGGGAGCGGACGTTTCGCGAACCGCCCTGTACCTCCAGGGCGAGCCGTGCTCGCGCGCGGAGCCGGTAGAGAACGACACCCGCGGGATCGGCCGCACGAGCGGGAGAAGTTGAGGCCAGAGCCTCCGCTTCGTCTCGGCCGTCACCTGCGCCCTGCCCCGCGCCGCCTCGCTCCGAATCCTTCCGCCTGCGGGTTGATCGGCGCGAAGTAGACGGTCAATGCTTCGCAAATATAATTTATTGAGCGGAATAATTCCGTTTTCATCGCGCTATTACTGAGAATCCACCAATCAAACTGCGGGTGTTCAAGTCTATGTCGCCCCTAAAAAGACGGCTTCTCGCCACGCTGTCAATCGCCGCCGTGCCGCTGATGAGCGCCGCGCAGGCCGAGCCCGGGCATGGTTCCCGCGCACGATCCCGGCACGCCCCCGCGGCGGGAGGGGAGGCATCTCCGGGCGTCGTCCCGACCGCGTCGCGTCCCTCGACGGCGGATTCGTCCCGGCCGGCGCCGCCCGGCAGCCTCGACACGCAGGCCGCCGCGCCCACCTGGGGCGTGCTGGGCAACTTCGGAGGCCTGCGCGACGACCTCTTCCGCGCCGGCATCCGCACGGACGGCAGCTTCGATTACCAGACCTCGACCAACATCCAGGGCGGCCCCTACCAGTCCCTGCGCGGCGCCGGACAGCTCGCCCTGCGCGCCGCCGTGGACATGGACCGCTTTGCCGGCCTCGCGGGCGGCACCTTCAACCTCGCCCTGACCTACCGCTTCGGTCGCGGCCTCACCGCGGACCAGCACCTTAACGTGCTCCAGCAGACCGAGGAGATCTTCGGCCGCGGCCGCTTCCCGCGGCTAACCCAGCTCTCCTACACCCAGCGCTTCGGCGAGTTCGTCGATCTCAAGTTCGGCCGCCTGCCCGTCAGCGCCGACTTCGCCGGCTTTCCTTGTGAGTTCCAGAACCTGACGTTCTGCGGAAACCAGCCCGGCAACCTTGTCGGCAATTATTGGTACAACTGGCCCGTCTCGCAATATGCCGCCCGCCTGCGGCTCGGCAATCTCGACACCGGCTACCTCATGGCCGGCGTCTACCAAGTCAATCCGCGCGACCTCGAGAACGGCTTCAACTTCGACCCGACCGGTGCCGCCGGTGCGCTGGCCATCGTTGAGGCCGCCGCCTTCCCGACGCTCCCGCCCTTCACCTATCGCGGCAGCTACACGGTCGGCGCGTGGTACCAGACCGGCGGCGGCCCCGACCTCTTCCTCAACCGCGACGGCCTGCCCCTGGCGTCGGCCGGCGGGCTGCCACTCGCAAACCGCGACCGCAGCGGTCTCTACGGCGTGGCCGTGCAGGAACTCTACCGGCCCGATCCCGGCAACCCGCTGCGCAACCTCTCCGCCTTCGTCCGCGTCACGCTGGCCAACTCCTCGACGTCGCTCATCGACAGGCAGGAGACCATCGGCCTCGTCTACAAGGGCTTCTGGGCCGAGCGGCCCTTCGATTGGATCGGCGTCGGCATCGGCCAGTCACATGCCAGTCGGGCCCTGGCGCAGAGCGTCCAGATGGCCAACCTGCTCGATGGTGGCGTCCGCGCGCTCCCCGGATACGAGCGCGCGTTGGAGGTCTTCTACAGCCTCGCCCTCTCTCCCGACGTGGTGGTCCGGCCCAACATCCAGTTCATCAACCGTCCCGGCGGCGTCGGCGGGCGGGACGACATCCTGGTCTTCGGCGTCAAGAGCGGCGTCACGTTCTGACCCGGACAGGCATGGGGCCAGCGCAGCAATGCGGCCCGCGCCGACGCAAACGCCCCGCCCTTCCACGATCAAACTCCATTCGGACCCGTCCTCCTCAAAGGTTCGCCGCCATGCCGATCAGCAAGAGAATTCGCTCGATCAATCTACGATCCATCAAGTCGAAAATCATCGGTACGTTCGCGATCCTGGTTGTGTTGTCCGGCCTGACCGGCGGCTTCGCGATCCTCAAGGTCGATCAGGTCTCGGCGATCGGCGCGGCGCTGGCCCGTCAGGTCGAGGCCGTGACCTTGCTGGGCGACCTCGCCCGGCTCAGCCAGCAGCTCCGTGCGCTGACGGCGCTGCAGCACTACAGCCCGAACGAGACGCAGCGCAGCGCCTATGCGCGGGAAGCCGAGGAGGGCCGCGTCGCCTTCTCGAAGGCCTGGGGCGACTACGCGACCCTGATCGAGGGCGCGCGCGAGACCCAGCTCGCCGAAACCCTGCGTAACGCGTGGCAGCACTTCCTGGCGATCGAAGAGGAGATCCTCATCCTCGACCGGGCCGGCCTGAACGAGACCGGAACAGCTGTGCTGCAGGGTGACATGCTCTCGGAGGCCGCCAACTTCTACACCGCGGTGCGGGCCGTGCAGGCCTATCGTCAACAGGAGGTCGAGATCGCCACGGCCGCCGCCCAGGAGATCCGCGCCTCGGCCCGCTTCTGGATCGTCTCGGCCTTGGCCTGTCTGCTGACGCTCTGCACGCTGGCCGGCTGGCTTCTGACGATGACGATCTCCCACCCGATCGGGCGCATGACCGGCGTGATGGGCCGGCTCGCGGATGACGACATCGGCGTCGAGGTCCCCGATCAGCGCCGCTCCGACGAGATTGGCCTGATGGCAGCCGCGGTTCAAGTCTTCAAGGACAACATGATCCGCAACAAGGCTCTCGAGGCCGAAGTGGCCGCCCAGCGCGCCGGGGCGGAGGCGCAGCGCCGGACCGCCATGCGCGAGTTGGCGGACGCATTCGACCAGTCGGTCGGCGGGATCGTCACGGCCGTCTCCTCGGCGGCCGTTCAGATGCAGACGACCGCCCGCCACCTCTCGGTGTCGGCCGAGGCCACCTCGGTGCGCGCCGTGGCGGTCTCCGCGGCGGCCGAGGAAGCCTCCGTCAACATCCATTCGATCGCGGGCGCTGCCGAGGAACTCGATGCCTCGGTGACGGAGATCGGCGTCCAGGTCGAGCGCTCCTCGGCGATGTCGCAGGCCGCCGTTCGGGAGACCGAGGGAATGACTGCGCTGGTGCGCGAGCTGACGGGCGTGGCCGCCAGCATCGGCGACGTCGTCGACACCATCGCCGGCCTTGCGGGCCAGACCAACCTGCTGGCGCTCAACGCCACGATCGAAGCGGCGCGGGCCGGGGAAGCCGGCCGCGGCTTCGCGGTCGTGGCCACGGAGGTCAAGGAACTCGCCAACCAAACCTCCCGTTCGGCCAGCGAGATCACGGCCAAAATCGAGGCGATCCAGTCCTCGACGGGACGGACCGCCACGGCCATCGATGGCATCTCCGCCTCGATCCGCTCGATCAACGAGACGGCGACCGCCATCGCGTCGGCCATCGAGGAGCAGGGGGCGGCGACGCGCGAGATCGTTCAGGCCATTGCCCAGGCCTCGAGCGGCACCGGCGAGGTGACCGCCAACATCTCCGGCGTGGCGAGCAACGTCGAGGAAACCGGGACCGGCGCCGCGCAGGTTCTGAGTGCCTCGGGCGAACTCGCCCAGCAATCCGATCTGCTGCGCCGACAGGTGCAGTCGTTCCTCGACACCGTCCGTGCCGCCTGACGTCCGCGCTTCCACCGAGGCTTGCCATGAAGCAACTCACCAGATCCCTGCCCGCCGCCCTGCTGCTGATCGCTCTCGCCGCACCGGCCGCCGCCGAAACGAAATTCACCCTCTTGATGTCGGAGGTGGGCGATCCCTTGCTCGACAGCCTGCAGGCCTCCGTCCTCAACACGGCCACCTCCAAGTTCTCCGCCTCGGTCGATGTGGCGCAGGCGGCCGGTAACGGGGGAACCCAAGTGGTCCAGGGTCGGGCCGCCCTCGACGCGAAGCCGACAGCCCTGATCGTCAATCCCGTCGACGACGCCAGCGCCAGGACGATCACCGAGATGGCCGCGGCGGCCGGGATTCCGGTGGTGTTCGTGAACAAGCGCCCGAGCGGTCCGGTGGCCCATAGGATGGCGATCGTCAGCGCGAACCACCTCGTCGCAGGTCGGGTTCAGATGCGATTGCTCGCGCAGGGTCTCGGGGATCGCGGCAACGTGGCCATACTGCGCGGCAAGGACAGCGACAACGCCGCCCAGGAGCGCACCGCCGGCATGAAGGAGATCCTCGGGCAACGGCCGGGGCTGAAGCTCCTGGCGGAGGCGAGCGCCGATTGGAGCCGGCGGCGGGCGCAGGATCAGGTGACGGCATGGCTGCGCAGCGGCCTGAAGCCTGACGCCATCGCCGCCAACAACGACGAGATGGCGCTCGGTGCGGTGGCCGCCCTCAAAGCGGCCGGCCTGTCGGGCAAGGTCTTGGTCGGCGGCGTCGACGGAACCTCGGACGGGATTGCGGCCGTGAAGAGCGGCGAATTGTTGGTCAGCGTCCTTCAGGATGCGCCGATGCAGGGGGCCCAGGCGGTGAACGATGCCGTGAAGCTCGCCCGCGGAGAGTACGTGCAGCCCTACGACTGGGTGCCCCATCGATTGATCCTGCCGACGCGCGGCGACTTGGCAAACGGACGATGACGTGTGCAGTTCATAGAATCGAAACCAAGCCAAGGCGTTGCGTTATCTGAGGGTCTGTGACTCTTGACCCCGATTCGCCAGATTGGCCGCGCCGGGCGAAAGTTGTCGATGCGATCGCCTTCTACCGGGCGCAGGAATTCGAACGCTGTTGGCCGATCAACATCGCCGATCGGCTATCGGTCAGGTCGGATCACCTCCATCGCGGCTGAAGCGCGAACGATCTCCCGATCGCCCACGCAGGTCGCGATGCCAATCGTCGATTGAACCGCGCCGGGTTTCCCGGCAACTGTAATCACGCAACGGTGGCGGGATCGTAATCGGTGCCGGTGGCGAGCATGGCGTTGAGCGTGATGAGGAGCTTGCGCGCAGTCGCGATCAGGGCCGCCTTGGTCGGCTTGCCGGCCAAGGCCAGACGCTCGCGGAACGTGCGGAAGACGGCGGAGCGGCGCGAAGCCTGGAGCGCCGCGAGATAGAGGATCGTTCGCACGACCGGCCGCCCTCCGCCGATGTTACGCGGGCCGACGCGCTTGCCGCTGTCACGGGCGATCGGCGCCAAGCCGGCCAAGGCTGCGATGCGGCGTCGGTCGAGTTGCCCGAGTTCCGGCATCTCGGCAATCAGTGTCGCGGCGACGATAGGGCCGACGCCCGGCGCAGTCTGGAGCCGGCGGCCGATGGCCTGTGTCTCGGGATCGGCGTCGACCAAGGCGGCCATCAGCGCCTCGACCTTGGCGATGCGCCGGTCGAGAAGAGCGATCAGGCTGGTGATGTCGGCACGGGCCTGCTTGTCTGTAGTCTGCTGGAGCCGCGTGGCCTCCTGCTTGCGGATCTCGACAAGCTGACGGCGGCGCGTCGCCTGGGCCTGGAGCACGCGACGCGCCGCCGTTACCGGCTGCGTGGGTGCCGGTCGCAGCCGGGCACCCAGCTCGGCGAGCATGCGCGCGTCCACGCGGTCGGTCTTTCCGATTACCCCCATGGCCCGTGCGAAGTCGCGGGCTTGGCGCGGGTTCACGCGGCTGGCTCAAGCAGCATCGCCGCATCGCCACCCGCTACGAGAAACGGGCCGCCAACTACCTCGCCATGGTCACGCTTGGCATCACCATGCTCTGGCTCACATGGCTTTGCAGAGACCGCCAAGGATCGAATTGCGGCAACAAATTCGACAAGAAAAGGCTCCTTCAAACTATCCAGCGGCATGTCAGCGGTTTACTTTGCAACAAATGTCGCATTCGAGCTTGAGACAAGTGTCGCAAGTTAGAGTCCGTCCGATAAGTCATGATGCTCGCCCGAGCCTTCGGACGAGGATCATGACGGCGGCGGCGTAGAGGAAGGCCTGGGCCGAGGCGAGGGTCGCTTCCGGGTCCTTCCAGAGGCGTCGGTTGCGGCTGATCCATCCGAAGAAGCGTTCCACCACCCATCGGCGTGGATGCACGGCGAAGCCGACCTGATCCTTCGGTTTGCGCACGATGTCGATGGTGATGACGGTGGCGGTCGCGGGTCTGTCGCCGGCATAGCCTGCATCGGCGAAAGCTCTGACGATGAACGGGAAGGTCCGCCGCGACAGGCGC
The genomic region above belongs to Methylorubrum extorquens and contains:
- a CDS encoding L-dopachrome tautomerase-related protein, with the protein product MSMTTAQAARAASAPTPVLTLAAQSRWLCNGVAAAPDGTLFLGLPRFPDHRETPSLVRVEQDGALSPFPGGAWNAWSQGGDGQSAFVMVNAVHVFNDGTLWVVDQGAVGERAVPGGQKIVRLDPRTGTVLAVLRFGDDILPAGATMNDLRLHDHMLYVTDSGLGGIIVHDLAANRTLRRLSGHPLLRKPEGAAQKGQGGRILADADGRRPAVASDMIELDADGAWLYWATPTGPVRRIATALLTDESLTDADLASAIQTIAEIPTIGGTAMDTLGNLYLSDAENRRIAVLTPQGRMLTLVQDDRLASPDAICIDGQRRLLVPASQLENLASGTGGDDRTRAPWQVLALQLPRELAGIRLGDAVTGRSPPRGLSNIHGIEHVAMTVPDMEAAIRFLEEAFGATVLYRHLKLTDAPLTAADVGRINGLPETATMRGACQMRLGDGANIELFQLTGIARTEAAGINDIGLNHFSMFVDDIALATERFAAAGGTLLEGPNDLGLSETGAGNQLWFGRMPWGTWVEFMTFRSPLRYDAGATQERRFPARG
- a CDS encoding VOC family protein; amino-acid sequence: MIRVTRLHHTAIAAHDLDAMRRFYTEVIGLDAHPTKTNWLRAGNGFVVHLMPSPDAPASGRIEQHFALEVESLRETAAALLRQGVTPYMASLEYETHAVTDAGDPLDFGIGTLFVADPEGNTIEFVEPDTGIFAEVPLEAQDT
- a CDS encoding gluconate 2-dehydrogenase subunit 3 family protein, which produces MAALAGNASTAQAAELSGEMPWEPGQANVPPLPDSGSERFVFFTPAEAEAVGAMADRIIPADDLSVGGREAGCVRFIDRELAGPYGRAATQYRLGRFVKGTAEQGIQSPLAPADRYRLGLAALDRHCRAAHGKGYASLPPDEQDKVLSAMEAGTLDLGEVDAKEMFEQILQNVREGFLADPLYGGNKDLVSWRMLGFPGAQYDFRDVIDLKGKKLDFVPVSMIDKSL
- a CDS encoding GMC family oxidoreductase encodes the protein MTNVRPKADAVIVGLGWCGSLMAEELTRAGLNVVAIERGPWVETAVDFPPSVDMDELRWDTRRAMLLPPAIETITFRNDPTQKALPARDWNFNEWGYNVGGSGTHWAGMAWRFLPFDFQPYSMTVARYGAEQLLDGLIVQDWGVTYDDLEPFYDRFEKIAGVSGKAGNLKGEKIPGGNIFEGARSDEYPLPPLKTTRLTDLFTEASASLGYHPFMVPAGQTSGAYTNPLGVRMGPCTYCGYCLYYGCGNWSKSTPNNCVVPALMQRKNFSVLTESTVLRANLAPDGTTATGVTYVDKDNRTWEQPADIVVFSAFQMQNVRLMLLSKIGKPYDHATGEGVVGRAYSFQTVSGANIFFENEYLNQFIGAGALSAQVDDFNGDNFDHTGMGFIGGAGILVVSRGARPIGNADFLPPGTPRWGSAWKKAYTHSFQNGTFLFGQGTSFAHKDAYLDLDPEYKDIHGLPLLRLTYDYNENDRRSAKLIEDKSVEIGRKMGAKVVVGTNATNQHASPYQLASDHTNGGAVMGLDPKTSALNRFQQSWDVHNVFVLGASSFPNNAGYNPTGTVGALTLWTAKAIIETYLDKRGPLVAN
- a CDS encoding c-type cytochrome, with amino-acid sequence MTTVTLLLRTLLATAALSLCLPLGSVASAQSEPAPIQTKDVDAPKVVEAPKTEADPAIERGRYIAVAADCVACHTNPKSGKPFSGGYALETPFGTLLSSNITSDPETGIGRWTEAEFTRALREGLGKEGQHLYPAMPYTSYTKMSDRDVHDLWLYMKTVPPVRNAVVTNQLPFPFNIRALLMGWNLMFFEQKRFQPRADRSAAWNRGAYLSDALAHCGACHTPKNVLGGDKTSKAYHGEVLQSWYAPDITTSKTGGIGDWSKDDIVQYLKIGSNRMAVASGPMAEAVTNSTQHLSDADLAAVADYLQSLPPSPATEARRVAAPDPVMAQGKRVFDAQCKACHASDGTGIRHMTPSFPGNTAVQSHEVAGIVRTVLAGARGAITAENPTGAAMPSFAWNLSDQQIAAALTYIRNSWGNAAPPVTTEAVAATRKALNLNAVGRAPHPVP
- a CDS encoding carbohydrate porin, which encodes MSAAQAEPGHGSRARSRHAPAAGGEASPGVVPTASRPSTADSSRPAPPGSLDTQAAAPTWGVLGNFGGLRDDLFRAGIRTDGSFDYQTSTNIQGGPYQSLRGAGQLALRAAVDMDRFAGLAGGTFNLALTYRFGRGLTADQHLNVLQQTEEIFGRGRFPRLTQLSYTQRFGEFVDLKFGRLPVSADFAGFPCEFQNLTFCGNQPGNLVGNYWYNWPVSQYAARLRLGNLDTGYLMAGVYQVNPRDLENGFNFDPTGAAGALAIVEAAAFPTLPPFTYRGSYTVGAWYQTGGGPDLFLNRDGLPLASAGGLPLANRDRSGLYGVAVQELYRPDPGNPLRNLSAFVRVTLANSSTSLIDRQETIGLVYKGFWAERPFDWIGVGIGQSHASRALAQSVQMANLLDGGVRALPGYERALEVFYSLALSPDVVVRPNIQFINRPGGVGGRDDILVFGVKSGVTF
- a CDS encoding methyl-accepting chemotaxis protein, whose product is MPISKRIRSINLRSIKSKIIGTFAILVVLSGLTGGFAILKVDQVSAIGAALARQVEAVTLLGDLARLSQQLRALTALQHYSPNETQRSAYAREAEEGRVAFSKAWGDYATLIEGARETQLAETLRNAWQHFLAIEEEILILDRAGLNETGTAVLQGDMLSEAANFYTAVRAVQAYRQQEVEIATAAAQEIRASARFWIVSALACLLTLCTLAGWLLTMTISHPIGRMTGVMGRLADDDIGVEVPDQRRSDEIGLMAAAVQVFKDNMIRNKALEAEVAAQRAGAEAQRRTAMRELADAFDQSVGGIVTAVSSAAVQMQTTARHLSVSAEATSVRAVAVSAAAEEASVNIHSIAGAAEELDASVTEIGVQVERSSAMSQAAVRETEGMTALVRELTGVAASIGDVVDTIAGLAGQTNLLALNATIEAARAGEAGRGFAVVATEVKELANQTSRSASEITAKIEAIQSSTGRTATAIDGISASIRSINETATAIASAIEEQGAATREIVQAIAQASSGTGEVTANISGVASNVEETGTGAAQVLSASGELAQQSDLLRRQVQSFLDTVRAA
- a CDS encoding substrate-binding domain-containing protein, with translation MKQLTRSLPAALLLIALAAPAAAETKFTLLMSEVGDPLLDSLQASVLNTATSKFSASVDVAQAAGNGGTQVVQGRAALDAKPTALIVNPVDDASARTITEMAAAAGIPVVFVNKRPSGPVAHRMAIVSANHLVAGRVQMRLLAQGLGDRGNVAILRGKDSDNAAQERTAGMKEILGQRPGLKLLAEASADWSRRRAQDQVTAWLRSGLKPDAIAANNDEMALGAVAALKAAGLSGKVLVGGVDGTSDGIAAVKSGELLVSVLQDAPMQGAQAVNDAVKLARGEYVQPYDWVPHRLILPTRGDLANGR